A single Tenacibaculum sp. 190524A02b DNA region contains:
- a CDS encoding T9SS type A sorting domain-containing protein — MKKIIAFLLLFIMQFVGFAQIATPAHQNVSVKYGETRIVYVDISSGRLDATWSISGAGALHISQTSGTLPKYQRKVIPIIIRNNQYNINITNTYIGTVHFRTSLGSFSFNFSIIVNYLPSCMSTISVVSNINSGQTHNLSAGTTINATNIIHNNAVANYNAGSNVMLKPGFKSVSGSKFKAFIKGCTIARKVGGKENFASLEIEGFVINEVEEVKVYPNPFSTVLNISNTENIVSWQLLTMQNKIIKFGEGREHQINTSNLPKGMYVMQFILKNGGILKKKLIKN, encoded by the coding sequence ATGAAAAAAATAATAGCTTTTTTACTCTTATTTATCATGCAATTTGTTGGGTTTGCCCAGATAGCAACTCCAGCCCATCAAAATGTATCTGTAAAATATGGAGAAACTAGAATAGTTTATGTAGATATAAGTAGTGGGAGACTTGATGCTACTTGGAGCATTTCTGGAGCTGGGGCTTTACATATTTCACAAACATCAGGTACATTGCCTAAGTACCAAAGAAAAGTAATTCCAATAATTATTAGAAATAATCAGTATAATATCAATATAACAAATACTTACATTGGTACGGTACATTTTAGGACATCACTTGGAAGTTTTTCTTTTAACTTTAGTATTATAGTAAACTACTTACCAAGTTGTATGAGTACTATTTCTGTAGTAAGTAATATCAATTCAGGACAAACGCATAACCTTTCTGCAGGAACAACCATAAATGCTACTAACATAATCCATAATAATGCAGTTGCAAATTATAATGCAGGAAGTAATGTAATGCTGAAACCAGGATTCAAATCAGTTTCAGGGTCTAAATTTAAAGCCTTTATTAAAGGTTGCACAATAGCTAGAAAAGTTGGAGGTAAAGAAAATTTTGCATCACTAGAAATAGAAGGCTTTGTAATTAATGAGGTTGAAGAAGTAAAAGTATATCCAAATCCTTTTTCAACAGTATTAAATATTTCAAATACTGAGAATATTGTTAGCTGGCAATTGTTAACCATGCAAAACAAAATAATAAAATTTGGAGAAGGAAGAGAGCATCAAATAAATACAAGCAACTTGCCAAAAGGTATGTACGTTATGCAGTTTATTTTAAAGAATGGGGGAATTCTGAAAAAGAAGCTTATTAAAAACTAG
- a CDS encoding T9SS type A sorting domain-containing protein codes for MKTRKLGAFLLLCSMTFYAQENNNEQNEICKEFLWECGKPVHGEVCNISFGNCNDDVFITIKPEDENGTKISGFLSARKSIVIKGNSLGTIKIIPLEKHAIDITEENTDIDEFDIWIGLGDDSPSNIGIKDKGDDKDPITPFASKVTVYPNPTESSITISTENIIINRYQLYNSVGLLLTEITNPDLNKSKAISLEEYPKGLYNLIMYTETGEVLTKIISKK; via the coding sequence ATGAAAACAAGAAAACTAGGTGCATTTTTACTGCTATGCAGTATGACTTTTTATGCACAGGAAAACAACAACGAACAAAATGAAATTTGTAAAGAGTTCCTATGGGAATGTGGTAAGCCAGTACACGGAGAAGTTTGTAATATAAGCTTCGGAAACTGTAATGATGATGTTTTTATTACCATAAAACCAGAAGATGAAAATGGTACTAAAATTAGTGGTTTTTTATCGGCTAGAAAAAGTATTGTGATAAAAGGAAATAGCTTAGGGACTATAAAAATTATACCTCTTGAAAAACATGCAATAGATATAACGGAAGAAAATACGGATATAGATGAATTTGATATATGGATAGGATTAGGTGATGATTCTCCTTCGAATATTGGTATTAAAGACAAAGGAGATGATAAAGACCCAATCACTCCGTTTGCTTCAAAAGTAACTGTTTATCCAAATCCTACAGAAAGTAGTATTACAATTTCTACTGAAAACATAATTATTAATCGTTATCAGTTATACAATTCAGTAGGGCTTTTATTAACAGAGATAACAAATCCTGATTTAAATAAAAGTAAGGCTATCTCATTAGAAGAGTACCCCAAGGGTTTATACAACCTAATAATGTACACAGAAACAGGAGAGGTATTGACAAAAATAATTTCAAAAAAATAA
- a CDS encoding tetratricopeptide repeat protein produces the protein MRNRFFLVLVFLATCIYAQSNDEFIRLQQKFEQNEYNNLNIAYKIAIEEVSLGEKLQDSTLLMQSYHNLAVIYLRQKKINKVYDSSEKCLTIAQKLDNPEFIAKSYNKIAVVKRKKGNYKEALTYHKKAISIANKNGFNNLSHKITNSIANLYSTNGDYKEAKKLIKENLKNNKTNLINRIATFSIWGDILDIENKKDSSIYYYTKALLLSKKIKNKYYQKVLHTNIAFTYLELKQLVNAKKHIVAAETIGKEIFSYTNLFHINIALGVYYDNTKKYTKAIKKYKKAIEEYGSHISKSQKLKVYDLIYSAYYRNKQFKETCLFQEKFILLKDSLFTENKNKEFERLKTEYEVEKKNSKIQLLKKEKALESQRKKLILIIGLLLLIPAILIAFMYRNRVQSQKTIRAKEAELHQKEKEQLQQQQRIKRIEGYVAGEEKEKNRIALELHDGIGGQLSGIKHYATSLEDSKEKTILLKDLSNVTKEVRLLSHSLSSSYSMQQPLTDLLQVLQEQYKNHFKTEISIYPEEALQKVSDKTKHFLHRTLQELINNIYKHANANLVTISLTIIDDIILMIEDNGIGFDTSVKSKGIGLHNIQERVDNLQGELSIDSTSGHGTTIIVKIPIGLVN, from the coding sequence ATGAGAAATCGTTTTTTTTTAGTATTGGTGTTTTTAGCAACCTGTATTTACGCACAAAGTAATGACGAGTTTATAAGACTTCAACAAAAATTTGAACAAAATGAGTATAATAACCTAAACATTGCATATAAAATAGCTATAGAAGAAGTTTCTTTAGGTGAAAAATTACAAGACTCTACACTACTCATGCAATCTTATCATAATTTGGCTGTAATATATCTTCGTCAAAAAAAAATCAATAAGGTTTATGATTCATCAGAAAAATGTTTAACAATAGCTCAAAAACTAGACAACCCTGAATTTATAGCCAAATCGTATAATAAAATAGCAGTTGTTAAACGAAAAAAAGGAAATTATAAAGAGGCATTAACCTATCATAAAAAAGCAATAAGTATAGCAAATAAGAATGGATTTAATAACCTTAGTCACAAGATTACAAACAGTATAGCAAACTTATATAGTACCAACGGGGATTATAAAGAAGCGAAAAAGCTTATAAAAGAAAATCTAAAAAATAATAAAACAAATTTAATTAACCGTATTGCCACCTTTAGCATCTGGGGAGATATTTTAGATATTGAAAACAAAAAAGATAGTAGTATTTATTACTATACCAAAGCCCTTCTTTTATCAAAGAAAATAAAAAATAAGTATTACCAAAAAGTATTACATACGAATATTGCCTTCACCTATCTTGAGCTGAAACAATTAGTCAATGCAAAAAAACATATAGTAGCTGCCGAAACAATAGGAAAAGAAATTTTTAGCTATACAAACTTATTTCATATTAATATAGCCCTTGGTGTTTATTATGATAATACAAAAAAGTACACTAAGGCAATTAAAAAATATAAAAAAGCTATTGAAGAATACGGCTCTCATATAAGTAAATCTCAAAAATTAAAAGTATATGATCTTATTTACAGCGCTTATTATAGAAATAAGCAATTTAAAGAAACCTGTTTGTTTCAGGAAAAATTTATTCTCTTAAAAGACAGTTTATTTACGGAGAATAAAAATAAAGAGTTTGAACGCTTAAAAACGGAGTATGAAGTTGAGAAGAAAAACAGTAAAATTCAACTTTTAAAAAAGGAAAAAGCTTTGGAAAGCCAGCGTAAAAAATTGATTTTGATTATAGGTTTATTACTTTTAATCCCTGCCATATTAATAGCTTTCATGTATAGAAACCGAGTACAATCTCAAAAAACAATTAGAGCTAAAGAAGCTGAATTACATCAAAAAGAAAAAGAGCAGTTACAACAGCAACAAAGAATAAAACGTATTGAAGGTTATGTAGCTGGAGAAGAAAAAGAAAAAAATAGAATTGCTTTGGAATTACACGATGGTATTGGTGGACAACTTTCGGGCATTAAACATTATGCTACTTCTTTAGAGGATAGTAAAGAGAAAACGATACTTTTAAAAGATTTAAGCAATGTAACTAAAGAAGTTCGTTTATTATCACATAGCTTGAGTTCTAGCTATAGTATGCAACAACCTTTAACGGATTTATTACAAGTATTACAAGAGCAGTATAAAAATCATTTTAAAACTGAGATTTCTATTTATCCTGAGGAAGCTTTGCAAAAGGTTTCGGATAAAACGAAGCATTTTTTACACCGAACACTTCAGGAATTAATTAATAATATTTACAAGCATGCCAATGCGAATTTGGTCACTATTTCGTTAACTATTATTGATGATATTATTCTTATGATTGAAGATAATGGTATTGGTTTTGATACTTCTGTTAAAAGTAAAGGAATTGGTTTACATAATATTCAAGAACGTGTTGATAATTTACAGGGAGAACTTTCTATAGATAGTACTTCTGGACATGGAACAACTATTATTGTTAAAATACCTATTGGTTTAGTAAATTAA
- a CDS encoding response regulator transcription factor, which translates to MEKITIVLVDDHTLFLEGLKAALKPYNFIEIVATFNTANKALNFLKKETIDLVITDISMPELNGIEFIKKLKKQNSTIKVIAISMFKPVHFEENFYDGYLLKDAEIKTLVNAIKSVVYEDTSYFSPSISSSNELAFSSKIVTKREKEVINLIAQEFTVDEIAEALFLSRHTVETHKKNIFLKLQVKSNAGLIQKAIQLGVLN; encoded by the coding sequence ATGGAAAAAATAACAATCGTTTTAGTAGATGATCATACGTTGTTTTTAGAAGGTTTAAAAGCAGCTTTAAAACCATATAATTTCATTGAAATAGTTGCTACTTTTAATACAGCAAATAAAGCATTAAACTTTCTTAAAAAAGAAACTATTGATTTAGTGATTACAGATATCTCTATGCCTGAGTTGAATGGAATAGAGTTTATTAAAAAATTAAAAAAACAAAATTCTACTATCAAAGTAATTGCCATAAGCATGTTTAAACCTGTTCATTTTGAGGAAAATTTTTATGACGGGTATTTATTAAAAGATGCTGAAATTAAAACTCTAGTAAATGCTATTAAAAGTGTTGTTTATGAAGACACTTCTTATTTTAGCCCTTCGATTAGCTCTTCAAACGAATTAGCTTTTTCTTCTAAAATAGTTACCAAACGTGAAAAGGAAGTGATTAATTTAATTGCTCAGGAATTTACGGTTGATGAAATTGCTGAAGCTCTTTTTTTAAGTAGACATACTGTGGAAACTCATAAGAAAAATATTTTTCTAAAACTTCAGGTAAAGTCTAACGCTGGGTTGATTCAAAAGGCAATTCAGTTGGGAGTACTTAACTAA
- a CDS encoding glycosyltransferase: MNNKVIISASIVLYKENIVELTKTIESFLAIPLSKRLFLVDNTFTADFENKFNSEEIVYIANRRNLGFGKAHNQVIERIKQKSNYHLILNPDVVFLKDALPNLIEELKINTDVAMIAPRVLFPDGQHQFSCRKYPTISDLLIRRLGFLKPLFEQSIKKGEYNDRDLTKPFNPEYLTGCFQLYKTEDFIAINGFDERYFLYMEDIDICKKIEKYGKKKLYFPEEKVYHNLKQGSSKKIKLLLYHISSAFKYFNKWGIS, from the coding sequence TTGAATAACAAAGTAATCATATCAGCATCTATAGTACTCTACAAAGAAAATATAGTAGAGTTAACAAAGACTATTGAAAGCTTTTTAGCTATCCCTTTGTCAAAAAGACTATTTTTAGTTGACAATACATTTACTGCTGATTTTGAAAATAAATTTAACTCAGAAGAAATAGTTTATATAGCTAATAGGAGAAACTTAGGATTTGGTAAAGCACATAATCAAGTTATAGAGAGAATTAAACAAAAATCTAATTATCATTTAATATTAAATCCAGATGTTGTTTTTTTAAAAGATGCTCTCCCCAATTTAATAGAAGAGTTAAAGATAAATACTGATGTAGCAATGATAGCTCCTAGAGTACTATTTCCTGATGGACAACATCAATTTTCATGCAGGAAATACCCGACTATTTCCGATTTATTAATAAGGAGATTAGGTTTTCTTAAACCATTATTTGAACAATCGATAAAGAAAGGAGAATATAATGATAGAGATTTAACAAAACCTTTTAACCCAGAGTATTTAACAGGTTGTTTTCAATTGTATAAAACTGAGGATTTTATTGCTATAAATGGTTTTGATGAAAGATATTTTTTATACATGGAAGATATTGATATATGTAAAAAAATAGAGAAGTATGGAAAAAAGAAACTCTATTTTCCAGAAGAAAAAGTATATCATAATCTTAAACAAGGCTCTTCAAAAAAAATAAAACTACTTTTATACCATATTTCTTCAGCTTTTAAATATTTTAATAAATGGGGAATTAGTTAA